Proteins encoded by one window of Pseudomonas sp. LS44:
- the folD gene encoding bifunctional methylenetetrahydrofolate dehydrogenase/methenyltetrahydrofolate cyclohydrolase FolD, translating into MTAQLIDGKAIAASLRQQIAQRVAERRRHGLRAPGLAVILVGTDPASQVYVAHKRKDCEEVGFISRAYDLPSTTSQQDLSELIDRLNDDPAIDGILVQLPLPKHLDASLLLERIRPDKDVDGFHPYNIGRLAQRIPLLRPCTPKGIMTLLASTGVNLYGMNAVVVGASNIVGRPMALELLLGGCTVTVTHRFTRDLATHVANADLVVVAAGKPGLVKGEWIKEGAIVIDVGINRQENGKLIGDVVYETALPRAGWITPVPGGVGPMTRACLLENTLHAAEHLHS; encoded by the coding sequence ATGACCGCACAATTAATCGACGGCAAAGCGATCGCCGCCAGTCTTCGCCAGCAGATCGCTCAACGTGTCGCTGAGCGTCGTCGCCACGGTTTGCGAGCTCCCGGCCTGGCAGTGATTCTCGTCGGCACAGATCCCGCCTCTCAAGTTTATGTCGCGCACAAGCGTAAGGACTGCGAAGAGGTAGGCTTCATATCCCGGGCGTACGACTTGCCGTCTACAACCAGCCAACAGGATTTAAGCGAGCTAATCGATCGCTTGAACGACGACCCGGCAATCGACGGCATTCTCGTCCAGCTACCGCTGCCCAAACACCTCGACGCCTCGCTGCTGCTCGAGCGAATCCGTCCAGATAAAGATGTCGACGGCTTCCATCCGTACAATATTGGCCGATTGGCTCAGCGTATTCCGCTTCTGCGCCCATGCACCCCAAAGGGCATCATGACGTTGCTTGCGAGCACTGGCGTCAATCTATACGGCATGAATGCGGTTGTGGTCGGCGCTTCGAATATTGTCGGTCGCCCAATGGCTCTAGAACTGCTGCTAGGTGGATGCACAGTCACAGTCACCCACCGATTCACGCGCGACCTGGCCACTCACGTCGCAAATGCCGACCTGGTGGTGGTCGCAGCCGGCAAGCCTGGGTTAGTTAAAGGCGAATGGATCAAAGAAGGCGCAATCGTCATTGATGTCGGAATCAATCGTCAGGAAAACGGCAAATTGATCGGTGACGTCGTATATGAGACCGCCCTACCCCGCGCCGGCTGGATCACACCCGTTCCTGGTGGGGTTGGCCCCATGACGCGGGCGTGCCTGCTGGAAAATACCCTGCATGCCGCTGAGCACCTGCATTCCTGA